The Hymenobacter baengnokdamensis genome includes a region encoding these proteins:
- a CDS encoding c-type heme family protein → MSKLKLLLPVFLVLAACRPDQVKHLPGTKQIAEETANWEAIRITPTDLLHATRWAGDSLTAYADTLLRRTLARELKRGSLSQAASFCHPQSYPQVDSMARKWQARPRRAEWQTTNTAPAAAIAAAGLRPDTMRLIGRPAVDTFFYQRPITLNNNLCLRCHGRPGHDLTAAEAALLQQQHPGLKSVGRQPGQVLGAWQLTLERSGVAEFYTMKTRKKWKEHKMPKLF, encoded by the coding sequence GTGTCGAAACTCAAGCTCCTTCTCCCCGTCTTCCTGGTACTGGCAGCCTGCCGGCCCGACCAGGTAAAGCACCTGCCCGGCACCAAGCAGATAGCCGAGGAAACTGCCAACTGGGAGGCTATCCGTATTACCCCCACCGACTTGCTGCACGCCACGCGCTGGGCCGGCGACTCGCTCACGGCCTACGCCGATACGCTGCTGCGCCGCACCCTGGCCCGCGAGCTTAAGCGCGGCAGCCTGAGTCAGGCCGCCAGTTTTTGCCATCCGCAAAGCTACCCGCAGGTCGATTCGATGGCCCGCAAGTGGCAAGCCCGCCCGCGCCGGGCCGAGTGGCAGACGACGAATACAGCGCCTGCGGCCGCCATTGCCGCGGCGGGCCTGCGCCCCGACACCATGCGCCTGATTGGCCGCCCCGCCGTCGATACGTTTTTCTACCAGCGGCCCATCACCCTAAACAATAACCTGTGCCTGCGCTGCCACGGCCGGCCCGGCCACGACCTCACCGCGGCCGAAGCGGCCCTGCTGCAACAGCAGCACCCCGGTCTGAAATCGGTCGGCCGCCAGCCGGGCCAGGTGCTGGGCGCGTGGCAGCTTACCCTGGAGCGCAGTGGCGTGGCGGAGTTTTACACCATGAAAACCCGCAAGAAGTGGAAAGAGCACAAGATGCCCAAGCTGTTTTAA
- a CDS encoding homoserine kinase: MPLPSSVTVHAPATIANVGCGFDVLGLCLTAPYDTVRLTRRDQPGLTIRHLDDYDLPTDPSRNVAGAALLALLRAVPEPLGFEVEITKGIRPGSGIGSSAASAAGAVVAANALLGNRFSPTELIDLAMYGEAVASGVRHADNIAPAIYGGFTLVRAVLPTLDVVALPAPPLWVAVVHPQFEVQTKEARAVLPATVPLALAVRQWANVGGLVAGLLTTNCELISRALEDYIVEPARAALLPGLGEAKRRALAAGALGGGISGSGPSIFMLNKTEATAHAAAEALGSVYRKMGIDFHLHVGPIASQGARVVA; encoded by the coding sequence ATGCCCCTCCCCTCCTCCGTCACCGTTCACGCCCCCGCCACCATTGCCAACGTCGGCTGCGGCTTCGACGTGCTGGGCCTGTGCCTCACCGCGCCCTACGACACCGTACGCCTAACGCGCCGCGACCAGCCGGGCCTGACCATCCGGCACCTCGACGACTACGACCTGCCCACCGACCCCAGCCGCAACGTGGCCGGCGCGGCGCTGCTGGCGCTGCTGCGCGCCGTGCCCGAGCCGCTGGGCTTTGAGGTGGAGATTACCAAGGGCATCCGGCCGGGCAGCGGCATTGGCAGCAGCGCGGCCAGCGCGGCGGGCGCGGTAGTGGCAGCCAATGCCTTGCTGGGCAACCGATTCAGCCCCACGGAGCTGATTGACCTGGCCATGTACGGCGAAGCTGTGGCGTCGGGGGTGCGCCACGCCGATAATATAGCTCCTGCCATATATGGTGGCTTTACCCTGGTGCGGGCCGTGCTGCCCACGCTCGACGTGGTAGCCCTGCCGGCCCCGCCGCTGTGGGTGGCCGTGGTGCATCCGCAGTTTGAGGTGCAAACCAAGGAGGCCCGCGCCGTGCTGCCGGCTACCGTGCCCCTGGCGCTGGCCGTGCGCCAGTGGGCCAATGTGGGTGGCCTGGTAGCTGGTCTTTTAACCACTAATTGTGAGCTGATTAGCCGGGCCCTCGAAGACTACATTGTGGAGCCGGCGCGGGCCGCGTTGCTGCCGGGCCTGGGCGAAGCCAAACGGCGCGCGCTGGCCGCCGGCGCGCTGGGGGGCGGCATCTCGGGCTCGGGACCGTCCATTTTTATGCTGAATAAAACCGAAGCTACCGCCCACGCCGCCGCCGAAGCGCTGGGTAGCGTGTACCGCAAAATGGGCATCGATTTCCACCTGCACGTGGGGCCGATAGCCAGCCAGGGCGCGCGGGTAGTAGCTTAA
- a CDS encoding toxin-antitoxin system YwqK family antitoxin, with product MQHFNCKYLIIKSLVSSILWLPGAAWAQAPVGPAATTVALTECVKVIKGDSMALYYDKSYVLTPIACASVCRLTRIDPQGNFDGEVRDYTGPGNKLRYRQHYRHGQREGAYESFYLNGQPAIRGAFTQGQPAGTWVFWYANGQKQQELEWLSPSEPRLRIVAYWDSTGQQLVTAGNGRWSGIMPDLHRQVSGPVVNGLANGIWESRDPATKQLLTTEVYQNGVFKNGKALDGKYPGPYKDQALLRPRLSDPTGPAEQFKVGTSCAARLASYQQNMALRNMVLVPPKPPGDGNTYLSRLMTKLSEQNQMLQNILRDDAYRATIEADITELGVLTGFEGTDPFIRGVFANTVPALGNWSAATANGQAVPGRATFEISVYSNQLQVRAHWNIKQPLPAKMLTTSK from the coding sequence ATGCAACACTTCAACTGTAAGTATTTAATTATCAAATCCCTGGTTAGCAGTATCCTTTGGCTGCCGGGTGCGGCCTGGGCGCAGGCCCCCGTGGGTCCAGCCGCAACCACCGTAGCCCTGACCGAGTGTGTTAAGGTTATTAAAGGCGACAGCATGGCGTTGTACTATGACAAAAGCTACGTGCTTACGCCCATTGCCTGCGCCTCGGTATGCCGCCTCACGCGCATCGACCCCCAGGGCAATTTTGACGGCGAAGTGCGCGACTATACCGGCCCTGGTAACAAGCTGCGGTACCGTCAGCATTACCGGCATGGGCAGCGGGAGGGCGCTTACGAAAGCTTTTATCTCAATGGCCAGCCGGCTATCCGGGGTGCTTTTACACAAGGGCAGCCAGCTGGCACCTGGGTATTCTGGTACGCCAACGGTCAGAAGCAGCAGGAGCTGGAATGGCTGAGCCCGAGTGAGCCCCGCCTGCGCATCGTAGCCTATTGGGATTCGACTGGCCAGCAGCTGGTAACCGCTGGCAACGGCCGCTGGAGCGGCATCATGCCCGACCTGCACCGCCAGGTTTCGGGACCCGTGGTGAATGGCCTGGCAAACGGCATATGGGAAAGCCGCGACCCGGCTACCAAGCAGCTGCTGACTACCGAAGTTTACCAGAATGGGGTGTTTAAGAACGGTAAAGCGCTCGATGGCAAATACCCTGGCCCTTATAAAGACCAGGCGCTGTTGCGCCCGAGGCTCAGCGACCCCACCGGCCCGGCCGAGCAATTTAAGGTAGGAACCAGCTGCGCCGCCCGGCTGGCCAGCTACCAGCAGAATATGGCTTTGCGCAATATGGTGCTGGTGCCGCCCAAGCCGCCCGGCGATGGCAACACGTACCTCAGCCGGCTAATGACCAAGCTGTCGGAACAAAATCAAATGCTTCAGAATATCCTGCGCGATGATGCTTACCGGGCTACTATCGAAGCCGATATAACCGAGCTGGGCGTACTTACCGGCTTCGAAGGTACCGACCCGTTTATCCGCGGCGTGTTTGCCAATACTGTCCCTGCACTGGGCAACTGGAGTGCTGCCACTGCCAACGGGCAAGCTGTTCCGGGTCGCGCTACCTTCGAAATCAGCGTATATAGCAATCAGCTGCAAGTGCGTGCTCATTGGAATATCAAGCAGCCGCTGCCTGCAAAAATGCTTACGACTTCTAAATGA
- the thrC gene encoding threonine synthase translates to MQYYSLSRQSPPVDFRTATIAGQAPDGGLYFPEAIPRFSADFLQSLPAHSRADIAYTVMQPYVGATIPEADLRRICAETVDFDFPLVPVAERIGALELFHGPTLAFKDVGARFMSRCLGYFSRGETKPVTVLVATSGDTGGAVAHGFLGVPGVEVVILYPAGRVSPLQELQLTTLGQNITALEVQGNFDDCQHLVKQAFRDEELTRRRPLTSANSINVARWLPQQLYYLFAMQQWPPAAPPVVAVPSGNFGNLCAGLLAHASGLPVGHFIAACNANDAGAEYLRTAIFTPRPAVATISNAMDVGHPSNFIRILELFKHEHAALSQLLSGYTVSDADTRATIRRVEAEHHYLLDPHGAVAFFALEKYLAEHPAAAGFLLATAHPVKFPEVVEPLIGRKIDLPDSLHYLLAKPKHSVLLPPSYAALRGWLLR, encoded by the coding sequence ATGCAGTACTATAGCCTTAGCCGCCAGTCGCCGCCCGTTGATTTTCGCACGGCCACCATTGCCGGGCAGGCTCCCGACGGCGGCCTGTACTTCCCCGAAGCCATCCCGCGGTTTTCGGCTGACTTTCTGCAGAGCCTGCCGGCCCACTCGCGGGCCGACATTGCCTACACCGTCATGCAGCCCTACGTAGGCGCTACCATCCCGGAGGCCGACCTGCGCCGCATCTGCGCCGAAACGGTCGATTTTGACTTTCCGCTGGTGCCAGTGGCGGAGCGCATCGGGGCGCTGGAGCTTTTTCATGGCCCCACGCTGGCGTTTAAAGACGTGGGGGCGCGGTTCATGAGCCGCTGCCTGGGCTACTTTTCGCGGGGCGAAACCAAGCCGGTGACGGTGCTGGTGGCCACCTCTGGCGATACGGGCGGGGCGGTGGCGCACGGCTTTTTGGGCGTGCCGGGCGTAGAGGTGGTTATTCTTTACCCGGCGGGCCGGGTGAGCCCGCTGCAGGAGCTGCAGCTCACCACCCTGGGCCAGAATATTACGGCCCTCGAAGTGCAGGGCAATTTCGACGACTGCCAGCACCTGGTAAAGCAGGCGTTTCGGGATGAGGAGCTGACCCGTCGCCGCCCGCTCACGTCGGCCAACTCAATTAATGTGGCGCGCTGGCTGCCGCAGCAGCTCTATTATCTTTTTGCTATGCAGCAATGGCCGCCCGCCGCGCCCCCGGTGGTAGCAGTGCCCAGCGGCAACTTCGGCAACCTTTGCGCCGGGCTGCTGGCCCACGCCTCGGGGCTGCCGGTGGGCCACTTTATCGCGGCCTGCAATGCCAACGATGCTGGGGCCGAATATCTGCGCACTGCGATATTTACACCCCGGCCCGCCGTCGCGACTATCTCTAACGCGATGGACGTTGGCCACCCCAGCAATTTTATCCGGATTCTCGAGCTGTTTAAGCATGAGCACGCCGCCCTGAGCCAGTTGCTGAGCGGCTACACGGTAAGCGATGCCGACACCCGCGCCACCATTCGGCGCGTGGAGGCCGAGCACCACTATCTGCTCGACCCGCACGGCGCGGTGGCTTTTTTTGCGCTGGAAAAATACCTGGCCGAGCACCCGGCCGCCGCGGGCTTCCTGCTGGCGACGGCGCACCCGGTAAAATTCCCGGAAGTAGTTGAGCCGCTCATTGGCCGCAAAATCGACCTGCCGGATTCCCTGCATTATCTACTGGCGAAGCCTAAGCACAGTGTTTTGCTGCCACCCAGCTACGCGGCGCTGCGCGGCTGGCTGCTGCGCTAG
- the thrA gene encoding bifunctional aspartate kinase/homoserine dehydrogenase I: protein MQVLKFGGTSVASAENIGKVIAIVTSALAQGPVVLVVSALGGTTDALISAGRTAAAGDETFRQTLRQLETRHLTAAEALLPTAEAQTAIQPWLTAQFTELALLADGIFALGELSPRTLDRLMSYGELLSSRLVVSAFQARGTSAAWADSRQLIRTNSRFGTAQVDEEITRRQVTYFQQENPASLWVAPGFIAADAEGHTTTLGRGGSDYTAALLAAALGASTLEIWTDVSGMLTADPRLVRSARPIPHISYEEAMELSHFGAKVLYAPTVQPVRQRGIPLWIKNTFAPQDYGTLVEVAPPRSIGVVRGLSSIGHLALLNLEGSGMVGVPGFSARLFAALARAYINVVLITQSSSEHSICVGVSEGDVPAAREIVNEEFAGEISAGRLEPLRPETGLAIVALVGDNMRNHPGISGRLFSALGHNGVNIRAIAQGASERNISTVIRADDVRKAINVLHEEFFEATYKQVNLFILGPGNVGGKLLAQLAQQQAYLRDKLALDLRVVAIANSRHCLVSEEGGLDLRTWPEDLDKAAKLSLAELTQLIIDKNLRNSIFVDVTANPAAAGQYAPLLAKSVAVVACNKVAASADYASYRQLKQLAQDFNTRYLFETNVGAALPVIGTLGDLTRSGDVVRRMQAVLSGTLNFVFNNYDGTRPFAEVVRQAQAEGYTEPDPRLDLNGSDVARKILILAREAGQPLEMSDVANESFLPASCLEGDVAAFYAQLAVHEAHFGALYDAAAGQGKRLKFVAQYADGQASVGLQQIAPGHDLYELRGKDNVVLFYTDRYPEQPLVVKGAGAGAEVTASGVFADIIRAARL from the coding sequence ATGCAAGTTTTGAAGTTTGGGGGCACATCGGTAGCCTCCGCCGAAAACATTGGGAAAGTGATTGCCATCGTGACGAGCGCGCTGGCCCAGGGGCCGGTGGTGCTGGTTGTGTCGGCGCTGGGCGGCACTACCGACGCCCTCATCAGCGCAGGCCGCACCGCCGCCGCCGGCGATGAAACCTTCCGCCAGACGCTGCGCCAGCTCGAAACCCGCCACCTCACCGCTGCCGAGGCGCTACTACCCACCGCCGAGGCCCAGACCGCTATTCAGCCCTGGCTCACCGCGCAGTTTACCGAGCTGGCCCTGCTGGCCGACGGCATTTTTGCCCTGGGCGAGCTGTCGCCGCGCACCCTGGATAGGCTGATGAGCTATGGCGAGCTGCTGTCGTCGCGCTTGGTAGTGTCCGCTTTTCAGGCGCGCGGCACATCCGCCGCCTGGGCCGACAGCCGGCAGCTCATCCGCACCAACTCGCGCTTCGGCACGGCGCAGGTAGATGAAGAAATCACCCGGCGCCAGGTTACGTATTTTCAGCAGGAAAACCCAGCCAGCCTGTGGGTAGCGCCCGGCTTTATTGCTGCTGATGCCGAGGGCCACACCACTACCCTGGGCCGGGGCGGCTCCGACTACACGGCCGCCCTCCTGGCCGCGGCGCTGGGCGCCTCAACCCTCGAAATATGGACTGATGTGAGCGGTATGCTCACCGCCGACCCGCGGCTGGTGCGCTCGGCGCGGCCTATTCCGCACATCAGCTATGAAGAAGCAATGGAGCTATCGCACTTCGGGGCCAAGGTGCTGTATGCGCCCACGGTGCAGCCCGTGCGGCAGCGCGGCATTCCGCTTTGGATTAAAAACACCTTTGCGCCCCAGGATTACGGCACGCTGGTGGAGGTGGCCCCGCCGCGCAGCATCGGCGTGGTGCGCGGGCTGTCGAGCATCGGCCACTTGGCCTTGCTCAACCTCGAAGGCAGCGGCATGGTGGGCGTGCCGGGCTTTTCGGCGCGGCTGTTTGCGGCCCTGGCCCGCGCCTACATCAACGTGGTACTCATCACCCAAAGCTCTTCGGAGCACTCCATCTGCGTGGGCGTGAGTGAGGGCGACGTGCCGGCCGCCCGGGAAATAGTAAATGAAGAGTTTGCCGGCGAAATTTCGGCCGGCCGCCTGGAGCCGCTGCGGCCCGAAACGGGACTAGCCATCGTGGCGCTGGTGGGCGACAATATGCGCAACCACCCCGGCATCAGCGGGCGCTTGTTTAGCGCGCTGGGGCATAATGGGGTCAATATCCGGGCCATTGCCCAGGGCGCGAGCGAGCGCAATATCTCGACCGTCATCCGGGCCGATGATGTGCGCAAGGCCATCAATGTGCTGCACGAGGAGTTTTTCGAAGCCACCTACAAGCAGGTGAATCTGTTCATCCTGGGCCCCGGCAACGTGGGCGGCAAGCTGCTGGCCCAGCTGGCGCAGCAGCAGGCGTATCTGCGCGACAAGCTGGCGCTCGACCTGCGCGTGGTGGCCATTGCCAACAGCCGCCACTGCCTCGTCAGCGAAGAGGGCGGCCTCGACCTACGCACCTGGCCCGAAGATTTAGATAAAGCTGCTAAGCTCTCGCTGGCTGAGCTGACGCAGCTCATTATTGACAAAAATCTAAGAAACTCTATATTCGTCGACGTCACGGCCAACCCGGCTGCCGCCGGGCAGTACGCGCCGCTGCTGGCCAAAAGCGTGGCCGTGGTGGCATGTAATAAGGTGGCCGCCTCGGCCGACTATGCCAGCTACCGCCAGCTCAAGCAGCTAGCCCAGGATTTCAACACCAGGTACCTGTTCGAGACCAACGTGGGTGCGGCGCTGCCCGTCATCGGCACGCTCGGCGACCTCACCCGCAGCGGCGACGTGGTGCGCCGGATGCAGGCCGTGCTCTCGGGCACGCTCAATTTCGTATTTAATAACTACGATGGCACCCGGCCCTTTGCCGAGGTAGTGCGTCAGGCCCAGGCCGAAGGCTATACCGAGCCCGACCCGCGCCTCGACCTCAATGGCTCGGACGTGGCCCGCAAAATCCTCATCCTGGCCCGCGAGGCCGGCCAGCCGCTGGAAATGAGCGATGTAGCCAACGAAAGTTTCCTGCCCGCGAGCTGCCTCGAAGGCGACGTGGCAGCCTTCTACGCGCAGCTGGCAGTGCACGAGGCGCACTTCGGCGCCCTCTACGACGCGGCGGCCGGCCAGGGCAAGCGCCTCAAGTTTGTGGCCCAGTACGCCGACGGCCAGGCCTCAGTGGGCTTGCAGCAGATTGCGCCCGGCCACGACCTCTACGAGCTGCGCGGCAAAGACAACGTGGTGCTTTTCTACACCGACCGCTACCCCGAGCAGCCGCTGGTGGTGAAGGGCGCGGGGGCCGGGGCGGAAGTCACGGCGAGTGGGGTGTTTGCGGATATTATTCGCGCGGCACGGCTGTAG
- a CDS encoding protoporphyrinogen/coproporphyrinogen oxidase has product MPSATSPIIIIGAGMAGLACANWLHRAGRPVLVLEAADAVGGRVRTDITPDGFRLDRGFQILLANYPEARRMFDYGALNLRAFRSGAVIRLADGRETTLENPLQAPLRAFEALASPIGTLKDKLLIGKLASQLAGRSPELLLARPSLTTLDYLRRFGWSEQIINSFFKPFFGGVYLDRELNTASNFFEFIFQQFMQGPATVPALGMQQLPEQLAARLPAGSIRLQTPVAAVADGGRLVHLASGETLAAAAVVLATDGPSAARLLGTPASAVPAARLTTCTYFATAGAAPSHGRRLLHLNAQPRALAHNVAFPAEISPALAPAGQGLVSVSTHGEHGLSEEELTARLRQELAAWFGPVANMWRHLRTYYIPQALPVYSPGQPAQQALQVGDALFRCGDWVSYPSLNAALGTGRQVAELLTSSS; this is encoded by the coding sequence ATGCCTAGTGCTACTTCTCCCATTATCATTATCGGCGCGGGTATGGCCGGGCTGGCCTGCGCCAACTGGCTGCACCGCGCCGGCCGGCCGGTACTCGTGCTCGAAGCTGCGGACGCCGTGGGAGGGCGCGTGCGCACCGACATCACGCCCGATGGGTTTCGGCTTGACCGCGGCTTCCAGATTTTGCTGGCCAACTACCCCGAGGCCCGCCGCATGTTCGACTATGGCGCGCTGAACCTGCGGGCTTTTCGCTCGGGGGCAGTTATCCGCCTGGCCGACGGGCGGGAAACTACGCTTGAAAATCCGCTTCAGGCACCGTTGCGGGCGTTTGAGGCGCTGGCCTCCCCCATCGGCACGCTTAAGGACAAGCTGCTGATTGGCAAGCTGGCCTCGCAGCTGGCGGGCCGCTCACCCGAATTGCTGCTGGCTCGGCCCAGCCTGACCACACTGGATTACCTGCGTCGCTTTGGCTGGAGTGAGCAGATTATCAACTCCTTCTTTAAGCCCTTCTTCGGCGGTGTATATCTTGACCGCGAGCTGAACACCGCCAGCAACTTCTTTGAATTTATTTTTCAGCAGTTTATGCAGGGGCCGGCTACGGTGCCGGCCCTCGGCATGCAGCAGCTGCCCGAGCAGCTGGCGGCCCGCCTGCCGGCCGGCAGCATACGCCTCCAAACACCCGTAGCGGCCGTCGCGGATGGTGGCCGCCTGGTGCACCTGGCCAGCGGCGAAACCCTCGCTGCCGCGGCAGTAGTACTGGCAACCGATGGTCCGTCGGCCGCCCGCCTGCTCGGAACCCCTGCTTCGGCTGTGCCGGCTGCCCGCCTCACTACCTGCACGTATTTTGCTACTGCGGGCGCGGCCCCCAGCCACGGCCGCCGCCTGCTCCACCTCAATGCCCAGCCCCGGGCCCTGGCTCACAATGTAGCCTTTCCGGCTGAAATCAGCCCGGCGCTGGCTCCCGCCGGGCAGGGACTGGTATCGGTAAGCACCCACGGCGAGCATGGTCTTTCAGAAGAAGAGCTTACGGCGCGCCTGCGCCAGGAGCTGGCCGCCTGGTTTGGGCCGGTAGCCAACATGTGGCGACACCTACGCACCTACTACATTCCGCAGGCGCTGCCAGTATATAGTCCTGGCCAGCCCGCCCAACAGGCCTTACAAGTAGGCGATGCGCTGTTTCGCTGCGGCGACTGGGTCAGCTACCCTTCGCTGAACGCGGCCCTGGGTACCGGCCGGCAGGTAGCGGAATTACTAACGAGTTCTTCTTAA